Proteins from a single region of Chrysemys picta bellii isolate R12L10 chromosome 9, ASM1138683v2, whole genome shotgun sequence:
- the TMEM207 gene encoding transmembrane protein 207 — translation MRRPKAQCLTWLISEIGGLCLTLFQLAESDPKCEPDELCFNYNEESLSAWYVWLLILFFLAMILSCGILFCLQCWLKRRSSFPSRRTLAVFALSDSDSLGVSEASPYAFSGVHAHSPNSALCPSPVLRVGTRGTGSPPSYEEIMKAGKY, via the exons ATGCGGAGACCTAAAGCTCAGTGTCTCACCTGGCTGATCTCAGAAATTGGAGGCCTGTGTCTGACATTATTCCAG TTAGCAGAGTCCGATCCGAAATGTGAACCTGATGAACT ATGTTTTAATTACAATGAGGAGAGCCTCAGTGCCTGGTATGTCTG GTTGCTGATTTTGTTCTTTCTGGCCATGATCCTGTCCTGTGGGATTCTCTTCTGCCTGCAGTGCTGGCTGAAACGACGGAGCAGCTTCCCCTCCCGGCGCACGCTCGCCGTCTTTGCGCTCAGTGACTCCGATTCTCTTGGTG TAAGTGAAGCATCTCCCTATGCCTTTTCCGGAGTGCACGCCCACTCTCCAAACTCAGCGCTGTGCCCTTCTCCCGTCCTGCGCGTCGGCACCAGGGGGACGGGATCGCCTCCTTCCTACGAGGAGATTATGAAGGCAGGCAAATACTAG
- the CLDN16 gene encoding claudin-16 isoform X1 — protein MRYLLQYVACFFAFFSAGFLIAATWTDCWMVNADDSLEVSTKCRGLWWECVTNVFDGIQTCDEYDSIFAEHPLKLVLTRAMMITADILAGFGFAFLLLGLDCVKFLTDEPTIKLRICLVSGVTLLIAGFPGLIGSVWYALGVYVERSSLVLHNVFLGIQYKFGWSCWLGMAGSLGCFLSGAVLTCCMYLFRDVGSGRFYSPNSLRKMYSPAGTTVANTYYPSSQTATAKMYAMDTRV, from the exons ATGAGGTATCTTCTCCAATATGTCGCGTGTTTCTTCGCCTTCTTCTCTGCTGGGTTTTTGATAGCAGCCACCTGGACAGACTGCTGGATGGTGAACGCTGACGACTCCCTGGAG GTGAGCACAAAGTGCCGTGGCCTGTGGTGGGAATGCGTCACCAACGTGTTCGATGGGATTCAAACCTGTGACGAGTATGACTCTATATTTGCCGAGCACCCCT TGAAgctggtgctgaccagagccatgATGATCACAGCAGACATCCTGGCGGGGTTTGGATTCgctttcctgctcctgggactTGACTGTGTCAAATTCCTCACGGATGAGCCCACCATCAAGCTGCGCATCTGTCTCGTATCTGGAGTTACGTTGCTCATAGCAG GCTTCCCAGGCCTTATTGGCTCAGTCTGGTACGCCCTCGGGGTGTACGTGGAGCGCTCCTCCCTGGTTTTGCACAATGTGTTTCTGGGCATCCAGTATAAGTTTGGCTGGTCTTGTTGGCTCGGAATGGCTgggtccctgggctgcttcttatCTGGGGCTGTGCTCACCTGCTGCATGTATCTCTTCCGAG ATGTTGGGTCTGGGAGGTTCTATTCCCCTAATTCCTTGAGGAAGATGTATTCCCCAGCTGGAACGACTGTGGCAAACACATACTATCCATCGTCTCAGACAGCGACTGCCAAAATGTACGCGATGGACACCAGAGTGTGA
- the CLDN16 gene encoding claudin-16 isoform X2 — MVQTYKVSTKCRGLWWECVTNVFDGIQTCDEYDSIFAEHPLKLVLTRAMMITADILAGFGFAFLLLGLDCVKFLTDEPTIKLRICLVSGVTLLIAGFPGLIGSVWYALGVYVERSSLVLHNVFLGIQYKFGWSCWLGMAGSLGCFLSGAVLTCCMYLFRDVGSGRFYSPNSLRKMYSPAGTTVANTYYPSSQTATAKMYAMDTRV; from the exons ATGGTGCAAACATATAAG GTGAGCACAAAGTGCCGTGGCCTGTGGTGGGAATGCGTCACCAACGTGTTCGATGGGATTCAAACCTGTGACGAGTATGACTCTATATTTGCCGAGCACCCCT TGAAgctggtgctgaccagagccatgATGATCACAGCAGACATCCTGGCGGGGTTTGGATTCgctttcctgctcctgggactTGACTGTGTCAAATTCCTCACGGATGAGCCCACCATCAAGCTGCGCATCTGTCTCGTATCTGGAGTTACGTTGCTCATAGCAG GCTTCCCAGGCCTTATTGGCTCAGTCTGGTACGCCCTCGGGGTGTACGTGGAGCGCTCCTCCCTGGTTTTGCACAATGTGTTTCTGGGCATCCAGTATAAGTTTGGCTGGTCTTGTTGGCTCGGAATGGCTgggtccctgggctgcttcttatCTGGGGCTGTGCTCACCTGCTGCATGTATCTCTTCCGAG ATGTTGGGTCTGGGAGGTTCTATTCCCCTAATTCCTTGAGGAAGATGTATTCCCCAGCTGGAACGACTGTGGCAAACACATACTATCCATCGTCTCAGACAGCGACTGCCAAAATGTACGCGATGGACACCAGAGTGTGA